Sequence from the Bacillus sp. 2205SS5-2 genome:
GGAAAGTTTACCGTTTCGTTATGCATTAGAAATCTTTGTTATCTTTCTTCCATTACTATTTCATGCAATTTATGGCTTATATATTGCATTTACTGCGAAGAACAATGCAACTAAATACGGTTATTTCCGTAACTGGATGTTCGTTCTACAACGGTTCACAGGAGTTTTCACACTAATATTTATCTCATGGCATGTATGGGAAACAAGAGTACAGGTTGCACTGGGAGATGAAGTTAGCTTTCAGATGATGGAGTCGATATTATCAAATCCATTTATGTTTGCGTTTTACGTGGCGGGGATTCTTTCGACTGTTTTCCACTTTGCAAATGGTCTTTGGTCCTTCTTTGTTAGTTGGGGAATTGTTGTTTCACCAAGATCTCAAGTGATAGCTACATATGTTACACTAGCTCTGTTTGTAGCGATTTCGTATGTAGGTATCTCTGCATTATTTGCATTCATCGTTTAGTAAAATAGGGTATTTGATTGGAACGGGAATAAGGGAAAAAGGAGTGAGTCACGATGAGTAAAGGAAAAGTCATCGTAGTTGGCGGAGGTTTAGCAGGCTTAATGGCAACCATTAAGGCAGCTGAAGCAGGCACGCCAGTAGAATTATTTTCACTAGTACCAGTAAAGCGTTCTCACTCGGTGTGTGCTCAAGGCGGTATTAATGGAGCAGTAAACACAAAGGGAGAAGGAGATTCTCCTTGGGAACATTTTGATGATACAGTTTATGGCGG
This genomic interval carries:
- a CDS encoding succinate dehydrogenase cytochrome b558 subunit, which codes for MAGNREFYLRRLHSLLGVIPVGLFLVQHLVVNHFAVYGEDSFEKAAHFMESLPFRYALEIFVIFLPLLFHAIYGLYIAFTAKNNATKYGYFRNWMFVLQRFTGVFTLIFISWHVWETRVQVALGDEVSFQMMESILSNPFMFAFYVAGILSTVFHFANGLWSFFVSWGIVVSPRSQVIATYVTLALFVAISYVGISALFAFIV